In the genome of Patescibacteria group bacterium, one region contains:
- a CDS encoding DUF1653 domain-containing protein — MSEVKLGKYRHFKGMIVDVIGIALHSETIEEMVVYNHPDPVKGKDANTMWVRPKAMFLETVEKDGKTIPRFEYIGG, encoded by the coding sequence ATGAGCGAAGTTAAATTAGGCAAATATAGACATTTCAAAGGCATGATTGTCGATGTCATCGGCATTGCACTCCACAGCGAAACGATCGAGGAGATGGTTGTTTACAACCACCCCGATCCGGTGAAGGGCAAAGACGCCAATACGATGTGGGTCCGCCCGAAAGCGATGTTTCTAGAAACCGTTGAGAAAGACGGCAAAACTATCCCGCGATTTGAATACATTGGGGGGTAA